In Daphnia pulex isolate KAP4 chromosome 7, ASM2113471v1, one genomic interval encodes:
- the LOC124197193 gene encoding putative mediator of RNA polymerase II transcription subunit 12 isoform X2, with translation MTYQQWNHQHHYQAVPESRPLLMQPWQHEFGCPVPRPRSFSLGSRPTGQELLQVSTKRMYDTSPQIILPVDSNQNYCYSSNNNRTSDFKSKRHSRKCGWALVFILLLASGLSVLAWWKLRRSSIVLDQEKDYPPVPAQQNYQPPPPPPVPQQQQQQSAYHPLPPPPAALVPPGTQQQYYMPQQPTGWQQPQQQQQQHYQHVPPVPVEAQRNYQPQQYQQQQQYNNPQHSYPQQYQQPHYGQPPQVNPHHAQHYANHQPDVAHHQGEQVPRKSWMMEHVENPVAQNEMRHQQQQFQPQQPQQIHQQPQQQSQQSSPPPPPPPPPHVHQQQQQQPPMMEPVLSRQEERAKARNQARTMNPKKNSSKVQDDDIWEEKKVENDEIAVEIPLKLRLEPALFSFTESVLGNDGTVFITSFEDDEDVTVEVIEEA, from the exons ATGACGTACCAACAGTGGAATCACCAGCATCATTACCAG gctgTACCGGAATCGAGGCCTTTGCTTATGCAGCCATGGCAGCACGAGTTTGGTTGTCCTGTGCCCAGACCACGTTCTTTTTCACTGGGTAGTCGACCGACTGGCCAAGAGTTGTTGCAAGTCTCAACCAAACGAATGTACGACACATCCCCGCAGATCATTCTGCCAGTTGATTCGAACCAAAACTATTGttacagcagcaacaacaatcgtACGAGCGATTTCAAATCTAAACGCCATTCAAGGAAATGTGGTTGGGcacttgttttcattttattactGGCCAGCGGTTTGTCTGTTTTGGCATGGTGGAAACTTCGCCGATCATCAATTGTTTTAGATCAAGAGAAAGATTATCCTCCTGTACCTGCCCAGCAAAATTatcaaccaccaccacctcctcctgttcctcagcagcagcagcagcaatcggCTTACCATCCGTTACCACCTCCACCAGCGGCTCTGGTTCCCCCCGGCACCCAGCAACAGTATTATATGCCTCAACAACCGACTGGATGGCAACagccccaacaacaacaacagcagcattaTCAGCACGTTCCTCCTGTTCCTGTCGAAGCCCAGCGAAACTACCAGCCGCAACAgtatcaacaacaacagcagtacAATAATCCGCAACACAGCTATCCGCAACAATATCAACAACCCCATTACGGTCAGCCACCGCAGGTTAATCCGCACCACGCCCAACACTACGCCAATCACCAACCG gatGTAGCCCATCACCAAGGTGAACAGGTTCCTCGAAAGTCTTGGATGATGGAACACGTAGAAAATCCTGTAGCTCAAAATGAAATGcggcatcaacaacaacaatttcagcCCCAACAGCCTCAGCAGATTCATCAACAGCCTCAACAACAATCTCAGCAATCATCGcctcctccaccacctccaccaccacctcacgttcatcaacaacaacaacagcaaccacCGATGATGGAACCGGTGCTGAGTCGTCAAGAGGAGCGGGCCAAAGCCAGAAACCAGGCGAGGACGATGAACCCCAAAAAGAACTCGTCCAAAGTTCAAGACGACGACATTTGGGAG GAAAAGAAGGTGGAAAACGATGAAATTGCCGTGGAGATTCCATTAAAGTTACGACTAGAACCGGCCCTGTTTTCGTTCACAGAGTCAGTTCTAGGAAACGATGGCACAGTTTTTATTACGTCATTCGAAGATGACGAGGATGTCACAGTCGAAGTGATTGAAGAAGCTTAA
- the LOC124197193 gene encoding adenylate cyclase, terminal-differentiation specific-like isoform X1 produces the protein MTYQQWNHQHHYQAVPESRPLLMQPWQHEFGCPVPRPRSFSLGSRPTGQELLQVSTKRMYDTSPQIILPVDSNQNYCYSSNNNRTSDFKSKRHSRKCGWALVFILLLASGLSVLAWWKLRRSSIVLDQEKDYPPVPAQQNYQPPPPPPVPQQQQQQSAYHPLPPPPAALVPPGTQQQYYMPQQPTGWQQPQQQQQQHYQHVPPVPVEAQRNYQPQQYQQQQQYNNPQHSYPQQYQQPHYGQPPQVNPHHAQHYANHQPDVAHHQGEQVPRKSWMMEHVENPVAQNEMRHQQQQFQPQQPQQIHQQPQQQSQQSSPPPPPPPPPHVHQQQQQQPPMMEPVLSRQEERAKARNQARTMNPKKNSSKVQDDDIWEQEKKVENDEIAVEIPLKLRLEPALFSFTESVLGNDGTVFITSFEDDEDVTVEVIEEA, from the exons ATGACGTACCAACAGTGGAATCACCAGCATCATTACCAG gctgTACCGGAATCGAGGCCTTTGCTTATGCAGCCATGGCAGCACGAGTTTGGTTGTCCTGTGCCCAGACCACGTTCTTTTTCACTGGGTAGTCGACCGACTGGCCAAGAGTTGTTGCAAGTCTCAACCAAACGAATGTACGACACATCCCCGCAGATCATTCTGCCAGTTGATTCGAACCAAAACTATTGttacagcagcaacaacaatcgtACGAGCGATTTCAAATCTAAACGCCATTCAAGGAAATGTGGTTGGGcacttgttttcattttattactGGCCAGCGGTTTGTCTGTTTTGGCATGGTGGAAACTTCGCCGATCATCAATTGTTTTAGATCAAGAGAAAGATTATCCTCCTGTACCTGCCCAGCAAAATTatcaaccaccaccacctcctcctgttcctcagcagcagcagcagcaatcggCTTACCATCCGTTACCACCTCCACCAGCGGCTCTGGTTCCCCCCGGCACCCAGCAACAGTATTATATGCCTCAACAACCGACTGGATGGCAACagccccaacaacaacaacagcagcattaTCAGCACGTTCCTCCTGTTCCTGTCGAAGCCCAGCGAAACTACCAGCCGCAACAgtatcaacaacaacagcagtacAATAATCCGCAACACAGCTATCCGCAACAATATCAACAACCCCATTACGGTCAGCCACCGCAGGTTAATCCGCACCACGCCCAACACTACGCCAATCACCAACCG gatGTAGCCCATCACCAAGGTGAACAGGTTCCTCGAAAGTCTTGGATGATGGAACACGTAGAAAATCCTGTAGCTCAAAATGAAATGcggcatcaacaacaacaatttcagcCCCAACAGCCTCAGCAGATTCATCAACAGCCTCAACAACAATCTCAGCAATCATCGcctcctccaccacctccaccaccacctcacgttcatcaacaacaacaacagcaaccacCGATGATGGAACCGGTGCTGAGTCGTCAAGAGGAGCGGGCCAAAGCCAGAAACCAGGCGAGGACGATGAACCCCAAAAAGAACTCGTCCAAAGTTCAAGACGACGACATTTGGGAG CAGGAAAAGAAGGTGGAAAACGATGAAATTGCCGTGGAGATTCCATTAAAGTTACGACTAGAACCGGCCCTGTTTTCGTTCACAGAGTCAGTTCTAGGAAACGATGGCACAGTTTTTATTACGTCATTCGAAGATGACGAGGATGTCACAGTCGAAGTGATTGAAGAAGCTTAA